One Pirellulales bacterium genomic region harbors:
- a CDS encoding lectin-like protein produces the protein MIHNLRALFALIAICASSSSAAVMSGPVVDPANGHSYYLLSPDTWSTSESEALALGGTLATVNDAAENAWIFDTFSAGQRNLWIGLNDSDLNDTFTWADGEPVNYTNWDTARGQPNLGDEHWVFIARGNLGFGENATKWHDIVNNPGPTYPYVGPIYGVVETPVPTGTQFVINSSESVLTLSGTAQGATIQEQLPNSLTNQLQGSLYADVSTPQQITLLGGDIKPIDQVGPFVPGNAPAAFGDAATISGAPALGAYHGLDFLQSNTAMLPLDSQGNFNATGISLSTLAGSLDYILGGTAGSLDLTGTSAISTTSQQGKLEAFGSGYKLTIPLHFTISDLGVVQTFDGQIVAYSTAAPEPYTAILAGLGGLALLAIRRRRGL, from the coding sequence ATGATCCACAATCTCCGGGCACTTTTCGCCCTGATTGCCATCTGCGCTTCCTCTTCTTCTGCCGCTGTCATGAGCGGCCCCGTCGTCGATCCGGCGAACGGTCACAGCTACTACCTGCTGAGCCCGGACACCTGGTCGACCTCAGAGTCGGAAGCGCTCGCGCTAGGGGGTACTCTCGCCACGGTCAACGATGCCGCCGAGAACGCTTGGATCTTTGATACGTTCAGCGCCGGCCAACGAAACCTATGGATCGGTCTCAACGACAGCGACCTCAACGACACCTTTACGTGGGCCGACGGCGAACCCGTCAACTATACCAACTGGGATACGGCGCGCGGCCAACCGAACCTCGGGGATGAGCACTGGGTTTTTATCGCGCGCGGCAATCTTGGTTTCGGCGAAAACGCGACCAAGTGGCACGACATTGTTAACAATCCTGGTCCTACGTATCCCTACGTCGGCCCGATCTACGGAGTGGTCGAAACGCCGGTGCCCACGGGTACGCAGTTCGTCATCAATTCGTCCGAAAGCGTGCTTACGCTTTCTGGTACTGCGCAGGGCGCGACCATCCAGGAACAACTCCCCAATTCACTAACTAACCAGTTGCAAGGCTCGCTTTACGCAGATGTCTCGACGCCCCAGCAGATCACACTCTTGGGTGGAGATATCAAACCGATCGATCAGGTTGGTCCATTCGTGCCCGGCAATGCGCCGGCCGCGTTCGGCGACGCGGCAACGATCTCCGGGGCGCCCGCTTTGGGAGCTTATCACGGCCTCGACTTTCTCCAATCCAATACGGCCATGCTTCCCTTGGATAGCCAAGGGAACTTCAATGCCACGGGAATATCCCTAAGCACGCTCGCGGGAAGTCTGGACTACATACTGGGAGGCACGGCCGGATCGCTCGACTTAACGGGCACCAGCGCCATCAGCACGACCAGCCAGCAAGGCAAGCTCGAGGCATTCGGCAGCGGATATAAGCTGACGATCCCGTTGCATTTTACGATCTCGGATCTAGGCGTCGTTCAGACATTTGACGGCCAGATCGTCGCCTATTCCACAGCAGCTCCCGAGCCCTACACTGCCATCCTTGCGGGACTAGGCGGCCTGGCGTTGCTGGCGATTCGTCGGCGCCGAGGTCTCTGA
- a CDS encoding tape measure protein has translation MGFKLAELFVQISANGAANVNNQLNAVHTSLLRVGGAAAAMFGAGGGLFGLGKSIQISSQFEQLDVAFTTMLHSASLAKETMADLFQFAATTPFEFPEVAQAGKQLLAYGFQQKEIMANLRMIGDIASGVGAPLGEITYLFGTSLAQGRVMTRDLMQFANRGIPVIAALAEHFQVANSAVLDLAQDGKISFDDLSAAFKILTKDGGQYGGMMEKQSHTLLGLYSTLKDNVTMSLKEIGDSIVKNFDLKGKTESLIEFTTAMKPLLVDFVGNIVQAISFVGEWGGSFIKAAAGVVAFRTALALVSSAFRTASMGAAIFNAMSGPAGWAKLIAGAAAAAIAIAGISAAFDKVASAAAGAQEASAKVNEETAKSSAKQSQEDKHYATIGARLREVALLRRQQAELGKKMQDPNLTPEQRGDLALQSQRNQARMQHLLSPAAREAERQVAAGLFGGGGTGRRPDNPAIKGMLAGEDAKKFFGVEGKFDNAGRGNLAETIKRSQAIRRETLGDQGKFLERMKEIAALEGKVGGLSATEAAAARHKAAGDQADNILADKKPLHEMRRMGLEDFSRTIQEGILKAAQEKEANEKRDRMVAALENMNKNQLTAAGVKEAVAPLKYIGP, from the coding sequence ATGGGATTCAAACTTGCAGAACTGTTTGTGCAGATCAGCGCGAATGGCGCCGCCAACGTAAACAATCAACTCAATGCCGTGCATACCTCTCTGCTGCGCGTCGGTGGCGCGGCGGCTGCGATGTTTGGGGCAGGCGGGGGCCTATTCGGACTCGGTAAATCAATCCAGATTTCCAGCCAGTTCGAGCAGCTTGACGTGGCTTTCACCACGATGCTACACAGCGCCAGTCTCGCCAAAGAGACGATGGCCGACCTATTTCAGTTTGCTGCTACGACGCCATTTGAATTTCCTGAAGTGGCGCAAGCCGGCAAGCAACTTCTGGCTTACGGCTTCCAGCAAAAAGAGATCATGGCGAATCTCCGCATGATCGGAGATATCGCCTCGGGGGTAGGCGCGCCGCTGGGTGAGATCACGTATCTATTTGGCACGTCACTGGCGCAGGGCCGCGTGATGACGAGGGATCTCATGCAGTTCGCCAATCGCGGTATCCCGGTGATTGCTGCGCTGGCTGAGCATTTTCAGGTAGCCAATTCGGCAGTGCTGGATTTAGCGCAGGACGGCAAGATTTCGTTCGATGACCTGTCGGCTGCCTTCAAGATTCTCACGAAAGACGGTGGGCAATACGGCGGCATGATGGAGAAGCAGTCCCACACGCTGCTGGGGTTGTACTCCACGCTCAAAGACAATGTCACTATGTCCTTGAAGGAGATCGGCGACTCGATCGTCAAGAACTTCGACCTCAAGGGCAAGACGGAATCGCTGATCGAGTTCACGACCGCCATGAAGCCACTGCTGGTGGACTTCGTCGGCAACATTGTGCAGGCGATTTCATTTGTCGGGGAATGGGGTGGCTCGTTTATCAAAGCGGCTGCCGGAGTAGTTGCCTTCCGGACTGCGCTGGCATTGGTATCGTCAGCATTCAGGACGGCATCGATGGGTGCCGCAATCTTCAATGCCATGTCCGGGCCGGCCGGGTGGGCAAAGCTCATTGCCGGTGCTGCTGCTGCTGCCATCGCCATTGCAGGAATCAGCGCAGCTTTCGACAAGGTAGCCAGCGCCGCTGCCGGCGCACAAGAGGCTTCGGCGAAGGTCAATGAAGAAACTGCCAAGTCGTCCGCAAAACAAAGTCAGGAAGACAAGCATTACGCGACGATCGGCGCACGGTTGCGCGAGGTTGCCCTATTACGGCGCCAGCAAGCGGAGCTTGGGAAGAAGATGCAAGATCCGAATCTCACGCCAGAACAGCGTGGCGACTTGGCCTTGCAAAGCCAACGCAATCAAGCGCGTATGCAGCACCTACTCAGCCCGGCAGCCCGGGAAGCGGAGCGACAAGTAGCCGCTGGTCTTTTCGGCGGCGGAGGTACCGGAAGGCGTCCTGATAATCCAGCCATCAAGGGAATGCTCGCCGGCGAAGACGCCAAAAAGTTTTTTGGCGTAGAGGGCAAGTTTGACAATGCGGGCCGCGGCAACCTGGCCGAGACCATCAAACGCTCGCAAGCGATTCGACGTGAGACGCTAGGGGATCAAGGGAAATTCCTGGAACGCATGAAAGAGATTGCCGCGTTGGAAGGCAAAGTAGGAGGACTTTCAGCGACTGAAGCCGCCGCCGCTCGCCATAAGGCAGCGGGGGATCAAGCCGATAACATTCTCGCCGACAAGAAACCCCTTCACGAGATGCGCCGCATGGGATTGGAAGATTTTTCGAGGACAATCCAGGAAGGAATCCTCAAGGCGGCCCAAGAAAAAGAAGCGAACGAGAAACGCGACAGAATGGTCGCGGCGCTTGAGAACATGAATAAGAACCAGCTTACCGCGGCTGGCGTCAAGGAAGCGGTCGCGCCTCTCAAATACATTGGCCCATAG
- a CDS encoding tyrosine-type recombinase/integrase codes for MDPFTDFSSQGPPSLTDPLTTVRDETPDPKSKPDKPKKPRPDFPLFPHASGRWAKKVKGKFAYFGKVGDDPDGVRALQTWIAQKDDLLAGRVPRTKKEGGATILEMCNRFMADKEALLNSSEIAQRTFDDYWNTTQRLLYAFSKDRPITDISTEDFGKLRTALSQTWGPVSLGNEINRVRIVFKYAFDVRLLKEPVVFGPGFKRPSKQTLRRQRRIRGKKLLTAEQLRSLIEIADVQLKAMILLGLNCGFGNADIGLLPIASIKWKAKIIEFPRPKTEVERRCPLWPETITALRAVLATRKEPKLESDRELLFITKYGFRWAKETRDNPITKAFVKLLQAKKLHRPGLAFYALRHMFETIGGESKDQVAVNAIMGHVDTSMAEQYRESISDERLLSVTNLVRSWLYPAESANA; via the coding sequence ATGGATCCGTTCACCGATTTCAGTTCGCAAGGGCCACCCTCTCTGACTGATCCGTTGACGACCGTAAGGGATGAGACGCCCGACCCTAAATCCAAACCTGACAAGCCGAAAAAGCCTCGACCGGATTTTCCGTTGTTTCCGCACGCATCCGGGCGATGGGCCAAGAAGGTTAAAGGCAAGTTTGCCTACTTCGGCAAAGTGGGCGACGATCCGGACGGTGTCAGAGCATTGCAGACGTGGATCGCCCAGAAAGATGATTTGCTAGCTGGTCGGGTGCCGCGGACTAAGAAAGAAGGCGGCGCAACGATTCTGGAGATGTGCAATCGATTCATGGCCGACAAGGAGGCGTTGCTAAATTCCAGCGAGATTGCGCAGAGAACGTTCGACGACTACTGGAACACAACGCAAAGGCTGCTATATGCATTCAGCAAGGATCGCCCCATTACGGACATTTCAACTGAGGATTTTGGGAAACTCCGAACAGCCCTTTCGCAGACATGGGGACCGGTGTCGCTTGGCAACGAAATCAATCGCGTCAGGATCGTTTTCAAATATGCCTTTGATGTGCGGTTACTCAAGGAGCCGGTTGTTTTCGGGCCAGGATTTAAGAGGCCGAGCAAACAGACACTGCGACGTCAGAGACGGATACGCGGCAAGAAGCTACTGACGGCCGAGCAGCTCAGATCACTCATCGAGATCGCAGATGTGCAGTTAAAAGCGATGATTCTCCTGGGTTTGAACTGCGGTTTTGGCAATGCGGACATTGGATTGTTGCCAATCGCATCCATCAAATGGAAAGCAAAGATCATCGAGTTTCCGAGGCCGAAAACAGAGGTCGAGCGACGCTGTCCACTTTGGCCGGAAACCATCACTGCATTACGCGCTGTGCTTGCCACACGCAAGGAACCAAAACTGGAGAGCGATCGAGAACTGCTTTTCATCACGAAATACGGTTTTCGATGGGCAAAGGAAACCCGCGACAATCCGATAACCAAGGCTTTTGTGAAGCTACTGCAGGCCAAGAAACTTCACCGCCCGGGATTGGCGTTCTACGCTCTGCGGCACATGTTCGAGACAATCGGCGGGGAGTCGAAAGACCAGGTGGCAGTAAACGCCATCATGGGGCACGTCGACACGAGCATGGCCGAGCAGTACCGCGAGTCTATTAGCGACGAGCGGCTACTTTCGGTGACTAATCTCGTGCGATCGTGGCTCTACCCGGCTGAGAGCGCAAACGCTTGA
- a CDS encoding DNA methyltransferase, whose product MAKSKTVASNGGTAPSGSNTLYYGDNLDVLRRYIDDESVDLIYLDPPFKSNQDYNVLFAEQDGSRSAAQIRAFEDTWRWDASAAAAFELVVESGGKLSEILQACRLFLGNNDMLAYLCMMAPRLSELHRVLRETGSIYLHCDSTASHYLKLLMDAVFGPSSFRNEVIWQRTSAHNDPQRYGRVHDTILFFTKSKRYTWNPQYEPPDDAFFAAHDFDTDADGRKYRKRDLSAPAHGRDSGQFEWEGKCPPSGRMWSYTKENMERLQAEGRIVYTKTGMPRLKIYVDDLKGVSYQDVWASPKLWLNSAATERLGYPTQKPESLLERLILSSSNTGDVILDPFCGCGTAVAAANRLHRHWVGIDITHLAITLIKHRLVTSFSGPAEFNVVGEPISLPDAETLANSDPYQFQWWALGLAGARPTEQKKGADKGIDGRLYFHDEGESGKTKQVVFSVKAGKLTVSQLRDLRGVMDREKAAIGVMISMQEPTRQMRTEAATAGFYESPWNREKYPRLQLLTVGQLLDGLRVQLPPTRDQRTFKPAPKPRKKLADSKRAQKKLDFGSSAG is encoded by the coding sequence ATGGCCAAGTCAAAAACTGTCGCGTCGAACGGAGGCACAGCGCCTTCGGGCTCAAACACTCTGTATTACGGCGACAACCTTGACGTCCTACGTAGGTATATCGATGACGAATCGGTGGACCTCATCTATCTTGATCCGCCATTCAAAAGCAATCAGGACTACAACGTCCTTTTTGCTGAGCAGGACGGCAGCCGTTCGGCCGCGCAGATTCGCGCCTTCGAAGATACGTGGCGCTGGGACGCTTCAGCGGCCGCAGCGTTCGAACTTGTAGTTGAGAGTGGTGGCAAGTTATCCGAGATCCTGCAAGCGTGTCGACTGTTTTTAGGAAATAACGACATGCTTGCCTATCTCTGCATGATGGCTCCGCGATTGTCGGAGCTTCATCGTGTACTGAGGGAGACAGGGTCCATCTATTTGCATTGTGATTCGACTGCCAGCCATTATCTCAAGCTATTGATGGATGCAGTCTTTGGGCCATCGTCCTTTCGGAACGAAGTGATTTGGCAGCGTACGTCGGCTCATAACGATCCTCAGCGATATGGAAGAGTTCACGATACGATCTTGTTTTTTACCAAGAGCAAGAGATATACGTGGAATCCGCAGTATGAGCCACCAGATGATGCATTCTTCGCCGCGCACGATTTCGATACCGACGCGGACGGTCGCAAGTATCGCAAGAGAGATTTAAGCGCCCCTGCACATGGCAGGGATTCTGGTCAGTTTGAGTGGGAGGGGAAGTGTCCGCCGAGCGGCCGGATGTGGAGCTATACAAAAGAGAATATGGAGCGGCTACAGGCAGAAGGAAGAATCGTATACACAAAAACGGGCATGCCTCGATTGAAGATCTATGTTGATGACCTAAAAGGCGTCTCGTACCAAGATGTCTGGGCGAGCCCGAAACTGTGGCTAAATTCTGCAGCTACAGAGCGCCTTGGATATCCGACTCAGAAGCCGGAATCATTGCTAGAGCGATTAATACTCTCAAGCAGCAATACGGGAGATGTTATCCTTGATCCATTTTGCGGCTGCGGAACCGCTGTAGCAGCGGCAAATAGGCTTCATCGTCATTGGGTCGGAATTGACATTACGCATCTAGCTATCACTCTGATAAAGCATCGGCTCGTAACGTCGTTTAGTGGCCCTGCAGAGTTCAACGTGGTAGGCGAGCCAATTTCACTGCCTGATGCCGAGACCCTCGCAAATTCTGATCCATACCAATTCCAGTGGTGGGCTCTTGGATTAGCAGGTGCGCGACCTACAGAGCAAAAGAAGGGGGCGGATAAAGGCATTGATGGGCGATTGTATTTTCATGATGAAGGCGAATCTGGCAAAACCAAGCAGGTCGTCTTTTCTGTCAAGGCCGGGAAGTTAACTGTCAGTCAATTGCGCGACTTGCGTGGAGTGATGGATCGCGAAAAAGCTGCGATTGGTGTTATGATCTCAATGCAGGAACCGACGCGACAGATGCGAACCGAAGCTGCTACGGCCGGTTTCTACGAGTCTCCTTGGAATCGCGAGAAATATCCTCGTCTACAATTATTAACCGTCGGCCAGTTACTTGATGGGTTACGAGTTCAATTACCTCCTACTCGCGATCAGCGAACATTCAAACCAGCCCCAAAGCCTCGCAAAAAGCTTGCCGACTCGAAGCGCGCTCAGAAGAAGCTCGACTTTGGATCATCGGCAGGATAG
- a CDS encoding PEP-CTERM sorting domain-containing protein — protein sequence MRFVVFRCCVSIIVATMFSPTASYGAIQVFTSRTAWEAAMGGASKVATETFDSFPLPTYLYTNGVVPVYDYQLPEGISQIGLLKIDVQRPSGNLIESGGADGAVNGTNSWRIETALQDGDTPPVSPSVQFDYSVTGFAADWYFPSTPDATITINGQTTDFSTYVSSGDHFLGFIDLSGFNHVDLSLTMPFNTIFAADNVSFSVPEPSTLVLAATAAFALMALRRRK from the coding sequence ATGCGCTTTGTAGTATTCCGCTGTTGCGTATCAATTATTGTTGCGACCATGTTCAGCCCAACCGCTTCGTACGGCGCTATTCAGGTGTTCACTTCGCGGACGGCATGGGAGGCGGCAATGGGTGGAGCGTCGAAAGTCGCAACCGAAACGTTTGATAGCTTCCCGCTCCCCACATATCTCTACACGAATGGTGTTGTTCCTGTCTACGATTATCAATTGCCGGAGGGCATCTCGCAGATCGGCCTACTCAAAATTGATGTGCAACGGCCCAGCGGTAATCTAATTGAGAGTGGGGGCGCAGACGGGGCGGTGAACGGCACCAATAGCTGGCGAATCGAAACTGCCTTGCAAGATGGTGATACCCCTCCCGTGTCCCCGTCAGTGCAGTTCGACTATTCCGTCACGGGCTTCGCCGCTGATTGGTACTTCCCCTCTACCCCAGATGCTACCATAACCATTAATGGGCAGACGACCGACTTCAGTACGTATGTGAGTTCCGGCGACCACTTTCTTGGCTTCATCGATCTATCGGGATTCAACCACGTCGATCTATCCCTCACGATGCCGTTCAATACGATCTTTGCGGCCGATAATGTTAGCTTCAGCGTTCCCGAGCCCTCCACGCTGGTCCTTGCCGCAACGGCCGCATTTGCTTTGATGGCGTTGCGCCGGCGGAAGTAA
- a CDS encoding helix-turn-helix domain-containing protein, whose product MSTATINKQAEKRVASFEKMADSLIAKMEHDTSVRYNQMPTRDSARLLTVSQAAVWLNLSRPTVYQLCERKQIEYFRLGAGKRGIRIDAKELDAFLERRRVQRHELPPEKARRARSKAANPLRLVHLSMPDPWPS is encoded by the coding sequence ATGTCCACAGCCACCATCAACAAGCAAGCCGAGAAACGTGTTGCATCGTTCGAGAAAATGGCCGACAGCCTTATCGCCAAAATGGAACACGACACGAGCGTGCGCTACAACCAGATGCCAACACGGGATTCCGCCCGGCTCCTGACGGTCTCCCAGGCCGCCGTGTGGCTGAATCTCTCACGGCCGACGGTCTATCAACTCTGCGAGCGGAAACAGATCGAGTACTTCCGACTCGGGGCCGGCAAGCGTGGCATTCGCATCGACGCCAAGGAACTTGATGCCTTCCTTGAACGCCGTCGTGTGCAGCGACACGAACTGCCTCCAGAAAAGGCACGCAGAGCGCGCAGCAAGGCCGCTAACCCGCTCCGGCTCGTCCACCTGTCAATGCCTGACCCGTGGCCATCCTAG